ttgagaaaGTTACACGAtccaaatattaattacTGGCGAAATTTATTAGGGTTAAGATATACACGTCAATTTacatattgaaattatttgactggataatttgatttgatttgatttgatttgatgtGATGTGATGTGATTTTAAATTAcgttattgatttaacatTCCCGTTTTGATCTAATTTCATATACTTGGAATATATACTCCCAcccaaaaataaaagaggAAGTTTCTATCAAATATATCCAGTGACATGTTAGAcgatttcaaatcaatagaCCTTTTATCAAGTTGTATAATGGAGCAGTTATTGAAAGTTCAatgattgttttaattgaaggatttttttttagacgATGTTTATAATCGCTTTAATTATTTcagtttttctttatcttttttttttgtctttgttACTcgttgattttttttgtctttgtcTTTGCTTCCTTTTCGTCTTTGATTACGTCCCGCCTTCCATTCCAGTTTCCTCCCCTCCTCACTTCCTTGCCATTTTCCACCACTAACGAGAGCCTGATAATGGTATGTATATAAAAGTCTACAGATATTATCTGAAAGGGATAGAAAATAGTGTATGGCAGTAGCTACATTTGTtactgttgctgttgttattgctggtggtggataaaaataacaatgtatcaattattatatcTTATTTCTAATTGTTCAACCTTGACAATAAAcattccttttcttttcttttcttcttttctttctgttgttatttttgtattatctttgttgttattgaattGTACTTAAATTATTTTAGACGTACTTGAGAAAAGAGACTTATGCATTATACATATATAAGACACAAAATGGGAAATATATTCAGAATGGGTGGTggacaacaagaacaagaagaacaagtactagaagaacaacaagaacaacaagaacaacaaattaaaatgtaagttggttttattttttttttcttgttgttgttgttgttgttgttaatatttgttcattaattaactaatttattatatgtattttgattttcgtttctttcattttcaacaaaatctttttttttttttttgttttgttgttttttggCGACCCGTCCTATTTCTTATTtctaaaattttaaattttaaattctttctctttttttaaaaaaaattcttacAACTTgttcatttcattttattgaattcattTCAGTTCAGTTCAGTTTACTTCAGTTCAGTTCAGTTCACTTCATTGATTCATTCATTTAGTTcattcattctttttttttttccttaaataaataaatctaTTGGGATTCTCCAACATCATATCTTTAACAAcaccaattgataaataatcaacCATCATGAGAAAGATTTGGAATAgaaaagataaagataaacGAAAGAGTGTTTCTCACGATACTACTAATTCCCCAAGtatatattcaaatcatcaCCTTGATTCTAATGAACATTTACCTGCACAATCACACCAACAAGGATCAGATCAATATTCTGATCACAATCACCACCGCAACCAtcaacaccaccacaaccaccacaaccaccacaaccaccTTGTCCATACAGAGTCACATGAGGAAACAGCTAGTTTTGATTATGAAGATATGGCATCTATACACGAACAACCATATTCTTTATCAGATAAACAGTCCACAACCAGTACATCAACTTTGTCTGCAACTACAGGTGCTTCAACATTGGCAACATTGAATACTCAACCACATACTTATACATCATCAACtagaggaggaggaggggTTACAGGTGTTAGTGGCAGTGGCAGTGGTCCAGGAAAGAAACTCAATTCTCCTCCGTGCCAATCACCAGTTGCACCTAAtgtaaaattgaattcattaattaaacatGATCATGATACGACTGTTGCAAAACATTCTTGGGTTAATGGTGTTTTCAATGGGAGTGaaatcaatgaaaacaaCTTAAAGTTGTTTCGTGCTGAGTTGAAAGGATCACATTTGTATCTTTATAAGGCACCATCAAACTTGAATGTCAAGAAATTCCGATTACAAGAACCTCCTATACCCAAAGAAGTCGAAGCAATGATGAAGAGTAAGAACGATAGTAGCAGTAGCATccataatttcaataatagtTCCACTTCATTGGCTAACAGCAACAGTATCAATGAAAATGTTATTGCTGATCATCATATTGACAATGCAACAGTTGAGACCAATACTTCAACCCTAATTGATACAAAACCATTAGATATCTCACAAATCAGTAGTCCCATTGTTCAAAAAGCTCCTAGTGTACACCCTCCTCCGTTGGGGTTGAGGAAAAACTCCACCGTGGAAACTACAACAATTCCAGTCAATAGAAATGTTTTTGAGGCACCTTACCCTAGCAGTATTCCTAACACACCAGTGACTGCACCACCTACATTACCCATAACTTCTTCTATAGATATATCAGAGCACAACATTACATATTACAAGGTTGAAGTCCCCCATCCAGATTTACTATATGACTTTGATACACATCGATTTTCTGCTCCATTTTTCAAGGATGGGAAAAACACATTAGAAGCAGTTTTCCactttttattattcaatcaAGATCCTTTGGATACCCGTACTATCAACACAATAGTTGATGTTTTACCCGTTCTACCAGATTTTGGGAAAATAATGAGGTTTTTCTCTCTCTACGTGCAAAGCATATTTGAGAAGAAATTTGATGGTATGACAAACTTGGAGTTGGTTGTTGCCAGAGTTTTACAGGTgttaaaaaatttggaagAACATTTTGATggatttttattaaaatctgATATTGCCCCCTATATTTTGAAAGTATTGGAAATGATTAATCATTACGATATTGAGGATATCactattttcaaaaacaaaatgctTCAAAAGCAACAAGTGTTGATAGATTTGcttaataatgataactTGCCACTTAATGTTCAACCATTTCAAGACTTGAATTCCACAGTATTTatgaaagaaattaatttgattgattttgcCTATACTATCagtgaaattgatttaaagtTTTTTGGCAATTGGAATTCCAACATTGATAAATCTTTATTACtatattcttcaattaGTGATGACACCAATCGAGATTTTTTCTACAAAAAGAACCCCTtaatattcaataatgatTATCACGTTCATTATTTGTCAAGATTGTTGGTAAACCATTTGTTTGTGGAAAATTCGAGCACCAATATGAGTTCAGCTAATTTGGAAAACAAAGCGAgattattggaaaaatgGATTGATTTAGGGTGTTTATTAGATAAATCAGGAAACATGTCATCCTGGTTGGGTATATCATCAGTCATATTGTCTCAACCCGTTTTAAGATTAACCAAAATCTGGTCGTTAGTGGCACCAGATTATATTAGACTATTGAAAAGTGATTGGTCACCAGTTTTGTTTGAGTTGGACAGAAGATATTTGGTTAATGAATCTACCATTGACCATGGCAAGTCAAACCATTTGGGTAACGAAGAATCGAGAGATTTGAGCACCAAGGACTCTTATCATATCATGGCACCAAGAGGTTTAGGAAAAATTTACCCTAAGGAAAGAGTGATTCCCTTCTTTGGAGATTTAGTAATTAACAACAGTGGCAACACTATAGATAAGAGTATTGATatttatgaaattgaatcGATATGGAAACGAGTAAATTATTCCTTTGATAGGTGGAATCACTATTTGGCCAACTTGACCAattatgatgaaattatcaaatataatGACGATGTTTTACGTCGATATGATTCTATGGGATTTATATTTTCCAATGAAAGCTTAAACCAAGTATTATATTTGGGCCCAAATAATAGTGACGATAGACAACTTGAAAATGTGCCATCACCAATAAAGCAccaagaattgaataatgatATAAAGAACAAACTCTTACGtttgattgaattgaattgtgATTCGATAAATATGGAGAAAATCATGAAATTATCTATCAACTTAGAACCAGAGCTTCCAGAAGCGTATTTGGATGCCACTACGTCCATTTCTGTTGCCCCATCAACACCACAtgaatcaacaatattgaAAAGCAATTTTAATAGGTCTAATTTGTCTGTTAGTTCAATCGAATCATCAGTCTCCCTTAGTGAGACACTGTTGAGTGAATCTAACCCTGCTTCTCGAATTCCTAGCtttaacaacaaatttttcaaaattgatcTAGGGAAATACGATGAGTTGATGAATACAGGTGACAAAACAGACCCACAACCATTAGATCCATCTGTGAACAAGCACaattttgttattgataatgaattgacTTTCagaattgatgattttataTCTGAATTGGATAATAGCTCTACTAGTTCTGTTACTGGTAGTGGGACTGctgctggtggtggtggtggtggtagtagtggCTATGACGATTTTGCTGGAGGTGACGACGACGATGATGTTCCAGGTTTGGGTATcgatgttgatgatattttgaattcGGATAAGTTCACAAATTTTCTGATGTCACCAAAGGCTAATAATTCCAAGTCTTCTAAAAGGAAATTAAGTATCGATGGAagtatgaaaaaaatttacaaatttaTTCCTAAATATGCCACTGTTGACAGATTGATTGACTTGTTGTTACTCGACTCCAAGTATTTCCACCGTGATGTTCATCTTGATTTGACGGAATATAGATTTGTGTTTTTATTAAACTACAATTCATTCATGACAACAAAGGATTTGTTAGATAAATTAGCACACAGGTTTGTAAATTCAGGAAATGCAGTGATATCGGttatgaaaaagaattatttactcaaaaaattgaaccaTGAATCCGACAGGACGAAGATGGAACCAAACTTCAACCAGGGAACCCCACAATTGGCTATGAATTTCCCCAACTGGAATTTGGATACTGCAGTAgatttgaatgaattgGGAGAGGTTGACTATGAATTGTTACTCAAGATTCAGatcaatatattgaaagtgttgattgttttgataaataatttctattccaatttttctttggatTTGGCCAATAAGAGtatattaatcaaattactCAAATTGTTTAGCAATGAAATTTTACAGTGGTACAACTCAAACAAAATCGATAATACTTTGGAGAAATCGTTTGAGAGTTTGGTAACTTAttacaagaaattgaaaaaattgtttgtgAAAAAAACTTACAGACCAGTTGAAGTGCtgaaatttgatgaatatttgatttctgAATTTAGATTCAACAATTCTCTTCACGAAGTGCCGATGAATAGAAACTTACCAAGTCACAGAAATGTTCATAAAATCGAAAAGTTCTTGtataaattcaacaaaCTATTAGCGGTGTTTTACAAAGGAATAAAAACCGAAGATTGGGTTAGAGTGTACAAGATTTTGGAAAACTCGTTTGAAAGAAATTCCTTATTAGATTTCAGCTTACAAAAACCCACAGTACTGGATGACCAAATAATAGTCtccaatattttcaattttttcgAATCTTTGGTCATTCCTGATGAACGtcagttgttgttgaaaaaattcCCACTTGTTTTCCGTAAATTGTTCAAAGTGTactttaaattcaaaagCTATTTGTTGGTGCAATTGACTGATTTGAATATAACCACTGATGAGAGATTGGATAGAATGAAGacattgttgataatggctaaagtttcaaaattgaaaatgagtgataatcaattcatttttgaaGGTAGTGGTAATATTCCATCTTGTATTGAGACAGCAATTATTAATGTGATTTATTCACCAGAGAGTCGAagattttccaatttatgGGTACGAGCAGCACAAACATTAACTCATCGTGATGGGAACTTTGATAGTGTTGAACTGTTGTTGCCTCCCAATATCACCATCAATGATTTACAATCGACTGAACCATTATTGCCATGTTTTGGGTGGATTATTGAGAACTTAATTGAAACTGATAAATGTCCTTCCTATTATAAGAATCAGATTAATTTCAACAAGagatatttgatttataaattgattagaGAATTAAGTGTGGAGGATTTTGAAGGCGAATCCGGTTCTAATGATTTCAGTTTTAATGAATCTCGTGAGTTTGactttttattaaaattggaTGAATCATTGGTGAATCAGCAAAATCTTAGAGAATTTGCCCCAATTGAAAAAGCTGAGATTTTCCAGAGAATTATGAAAGAACAacatcaaatattaattattgataatcaaAAGAAACACATCAGGGATTCAAAACGACTTATCAAGGGaacaaacaatttatcTATTCGTTCTGCCACTAATAGCagtttcatcaatatccaTAGTGGAATCAGTACCAGTAGTAGCACTGTAActgccaccaccaccaatactaatagcaacaacaacaacattaacaataataatactactactacgAATAATAATGTATTAAGTGGAATGCACAATTTGACAAGAAAAACATCAAATACATCTTTGAAGCGTCAGTCGTTATCATACAAATCGAGCTCATCGTCTAGATTTAAAATAAGTGGATTATTTACCAAATCAAGACCATTTTCGTTAACTGGGAACACATCTGCTCCGGAAAGAGTTGTTAGTATTGAGGAATTACCAAATCCAGAAGATTCTATTGAACCAAAGCAAAAGCCATTTGTCGTGATACCTTtaaagaacaaaaagatTTTCCCCGTGTACCTTATGCCGTTGTGTTTTAAGATCGATTCTGAAACAACTAATGATCACTACTTTTTCCAAGCGACAGGTGATACTGATTTGAATGAATGGTTagttaaattgaattatgcCAATAGACATTGGTTTTATTCGCGTATTCTTAATAACAAGACTACAAACAACAATCTTGTCTTTGGTGTACCAattagttttatttgtGTAAGAGAATTATCTGTTGTTCCTAAGTTTTTGGAGGCCATATTCCATGAAATTGAGTCTGAGGGAATCAAAGATGTTGGTATTTATCGTATCAGTTCCTCAATCAGTGAATTAACTAGCATTAAGCAAACGATAGATAGGACAGGCACTatcaattttgatgaaCGAGGTTATGATACTCATGCTTTGACTAGTATTGTCAAATCCTATTTCCGTGAATTACCAGATTCGTTAATAACTGATGATGCTATCAGTCAATTTTATGAGTTGAAATTGGAACAAGACAgtaaaaatcaaaaccaagATCGTGATgcatttgatttgaatgcATATCAGAAAATTTTACACTCTTTACCAGTGGTCAATTTCAATactttgaaaatattggtAAAACATTTGAACAAAATCAGTGAACACAAAGAAGTCAATAAAATGACGACATCTAATATTGCTACTGTGATAGGACCTGCATTGACAGAATCTAGTAATTTGGATATTTTAATTAACAATTTTGGATTTATGAATTTGgttttagaaaaattgatcaataatTATCATGGTGTTTTTGACGATAGAGAAGATGATACTAATAAAGAGGTTGAATCGGATTTGAATCACGTGCACGAGCAAAATTCAGAAACAGAGATTGACAGTGGTCATGAACTTGAACAAGAGCAAGAGCAAGAACATGAGCATGAACAtcatattcaaattcacATCAAGCCGGAACGTGAACCTGAACGTGAACACAAACAAGAATATGATTATGGTCTCAAGCATAACCATGAACATGTTGATACAAGTGTGGATCTGAAAGTGGTAGAAAGACAATTTCAACAGCAGCTGGAACTCGGACAAGATCGTGACAATATCCCACGTAAGAAGAATGTTATTCAAAGTGGTATTGAATCTAATGATGGAGGTCATCTTACAAAAGTTGTTTCAGatgaaacaacaagaaacaacaagacAGTCACGAAACCTAATCAAAACTTTATTGGTGAAGGGTTCTCCCAGGAAGAAGAGCTTAAAGTACAGTTTTGAATATAGTATTTAATTTCTATTGCACACTTTGTATTTATAGTAGTGATAATGATGgtataatttatatatatatatatatatacgAATATTTTAGAAATGTTTTAAATAGAATGTAAGATAAagtgaaaagaaaattgggGTGTTAGGACTATTTTTAAGCAGTATCAAATGATTCTTTACCAAAATCTGGTTTGCCACCTAAGGTTGCAAAGATATCGCCAACATAATTTTTGGAAGAGTATTTTTCACCACTTTCATAAACTGTTTCCCaattttgaacaatatCATGAATAATTGGGGTACCAGCAATAACCAAATTTTCTAAACTTGCGGAAATACCACCATCACTTctattgaagaaatattCATAAGCTGACATGGATGGAGGAGGTCTTGAAAAATCAGAAATGGTTCTCATAATCATAACTCTATCATAATCTACCAACCCATGTTTGGCCAATCTTGTCATGACCTCTAAAGTGGCATTATCTTCTTGAGCAGTAGAACAATAAGTAGCCGATCCATTAGTCATTAATGAAGTGAAATTAGCAAAATAATCGTTCAATACATTACCTGTGAAATAATTATCACTAGTTAAAGAATCACATTTAACCACTTTAGGTAATCCTTGAGCAGCAGTttcattatataattttctaaatttgGCATTACCTTCAGTACCATTATTTAGATGAACTTTAGAAGCTAATTCAACGGCTCTATCtcttaatttttcattgacTTCGAAAACTTCAGTACCATAAACGTTTCCTGGATAAGTATTTTGATTGTCGGTACCATATGGAATATAACCTGAAATCCAATCTGGATTAGTTTTATGATAATCTTCATAAGCCAATTGATATTCTAATCCCACTTGGATGGCATATTTAGCAAATGTAACTCCACCAAGAGTAGTATAATTTGGTTCACCACCAGCAATCCCACCAACTAAGAAATAAGTTTTagttaaatcaaataatggaTTTAAAGTTAATGCTGAAATTGAACTAGCAGCATTAATTTCCCCTTCTCCAGTAGTGATTTGACAAATAGTATAATTTGTCGTACAATGAATATCAGGATAAACTGGTGATAATCCCGGTATAGTAATATTATGAACAAAATCCATAGCTTTTAACCATGGATCTCTTTCTAAACTAAACAtggaaataataaatgCTTTTGGTTGATAAATGGCAAATGGGTTCCCATATGATGTTTGAACATGATTGTTTTTGGTATCTGGGATATCTTCGGATAATGCAGTTTCATTAATGGCTCTTTTCTCCATCACCGCCACAGGACTGGCAATGGTAACGGTAACCAatgtagtagtagtagtggcTAATGTAAATAAAGTAGATAACTTCATGGAAATGcaattgttattattaaagtCAAATACCGAATGCTCTTACTTCTTTCCCAAAAGAAGTTTAGCAAAAGAGAGATGTATAgatctatatatatatataacatttatttatttattgttcaATCAAAAAGAGCCGTGAAGAGAGTTAAGATGAGGTACATTGTTAATAattggttgtttttttttttttttttcattgttccgagtttcatttcattataTTATGTTGTGTGGTATTTCTTTTATCTTTTagtaattaaattaaattaaattaaaaacttactgataaagataaattaaacaacAGTAATGATTTTGTTCCCAAATAGGAAAACTGATaaactattgttgttgttgttgttgttgaaaatcTGTTCCAATTTTCCGATGGAACGGCAAAATCTCTCTCACATATTTAGGATGTCCGCCAACAGTTTGACCCTCAACAGAAAAAAGCAGGCACGGCATCAAATAGATAAAGAATTAAGAACAATACTAGGAACAAGATGGAAGAAGTCAACTATACAAATATTTAAAAGTGTAACGGTATTGATTGTATTTTACTGTTCTTGTGTATTTGTGATGAATTGTATTGCCTTTTAGTTTGTGGAATCTTTTTAGGTCATCTCAATTTGTTTACCAAATGGACTGTTTGAGTAAACAATAAGAAGTGTGTTCTGTTTGTATTAATTTAATCTATGTAATAAAAAGAGATCTATTTTTGACTTCTGTAATTATGCCATTGGCTTTGATTCAAATGGTAGCTGCTGTTACTGTGTGACATATAGCTGGTAGTATCAACTGATGTGATAAGAATCTTTACCAAAATCTTTACCTTGTTCACCAAGTGTATTCAAAATATCACCTAGGTAATTCTCTGCTTTGAAAGATTGACCATTTTCGTATAAACTATCCCAATTGTTAATTACATCTTCAACAAACGGCCAACCACCAATATACAAATTGTCTAATGCATGTTGAATACCACCTTTAGGATATTCATTGAAAAACTCAATTGCGTCAATTGATAAGTCTTTAGGTTTCGCAacaaaattagaaattgtTCTCATAATAACAATCCTttcataatcaatcaaGCCATTTTTGGCAACTCTAATAAATGATTCCAAAGTagcattttcttcttgtgcACTTGAACAATAATTTGCAGAACTATTAGTGATTAACCGGGCATAGCTACTAAAGTAATCATTTAACACATGTCCTGTGAAATAATTATCACTAGTCAAAACATCGCAAGCTAAAATAGTTGGAATTTTATTGGCAGGACTAGAATATAATTTTCTTAAATTgacattatcatcatcaccaagttttaacaatttttcatttttaagGGATAACTCCATGGCTCTGTCCCTTAATTTCTCATTTACTTCAAAAACTTCAGTACCATAAACTGAATCAGGATAGTCTTGAGGATGCTTTGTCCCATAACTGAAATATCCTGCGGTCCAACCTTCCTTATAATTCGTACTATCCAATTCTCGAGAGTCTATTTGATACTGTAAACCAACTTGTATAGCATATTTTGCAAATGTTACTGATCCAGTAGTTACTTTAGCAGGGTCACCTCCACCAATTCCTGCCAACAACCAATAAgtctttgaaaaatcaaatttcgAATTTGAGATTAAAAATGCCACCGAACTGGCAGCATTTATCTCTCCTTCCCCAGTTGTAAATTgacaaatatcaaaattaaaagtgCAATGAACATTCAGGTATAAAGGATGTAAACCTGGAACGGTGATGTTGTGTTGAAAATCAACTTTTGAAGTCCATGCTTCTTCCTCTGGTTGGAACATTGACACTATCATTACCTTGGGAGATATTTGATGTGAAAGAATTGCCTGTGGGTAGCATAAGGCTTGTCTCAAAAATGCAATAACAAAAAGTATAAAGGGTATCATTCTAATAAAGTAAAGAATTCAGTAGAGGTAGGAGGAAAAGTGAATAAacttttcttctctttttttttctttattagaTAAGATAGTTGCAAAGTGAGAAGAGAAGATGGAAccttttttgttcaacatcaacatcaacaacaacgagagaaaaaaaaatattagtTGGTGCCAAAAGTGGTAAGTTGTCTTGtgaaatttattatatttaccACCCCTATAAAAAAGACTTCCCTGACAACAGTATACTCCCCGTATTTAAGTCAAGTACTGTGCAGCCtcaaatttaatatatatatttttttttctttaaaaagaagttaacaacaacaacattccGATTATGTAAGCATAGCGTGTCTCGTCGTCAcgttcaaatttttttttttttttttttttggcaatAGAGACGCGACTCGCTTCAAGGCTTTTCAGTTCAcgaaatttttcttttttctttttttgattctaGTAAACCATTATGCCAATTGCCAACAAGAacgccaaaaaaaaactatctacaaaaacaaaatcaacaatctATCAAACTTTCCATTACTAATTAGTGTAGTACCTTTATGTCAGTTTGAACATTATCCAAATGACTGTACCGTACAAAAGGAAACATGATACGGATTCTTTATTCGATGCGAGGAATGGGGGTGAAGGCGTGTCAGAGTATATGTCACAACTATTGATCAACTCATCTGATCAACccagaaaaagaagaacaatGACTCAGGTCTCTAGAAGAAATGAAGACGAAAGCAGATCAGAAACGGATTCCATCTCAGGCGCTGATTCGGATTCTGATGGAGAAtcagatgatgatgatgatgatgaggacGAGGACGAGGATGATGAAGAGGATGAAGATGAGGACGACGTTAGTTCAGATCCTGCCAAGGCAGGAGTTATTGAGAAATTAACTTTGAAGAACTTTATGTGTCATGattcatttgaattgaaattgggaCCACAGttgaattttattattggaaGAAACGGATCAGGAAAGAGTGCGGTTTTAACTGGTATATCTGTAGGGTTAGGTGCCAAAGCAACTGATACAAATAGAGGAAGCACCATCAGAGATTTGATCAAAGATGGGAAATCTACTTCTCGAATTACAGTGGTTCTTAAGAATGAAGGATCTGACGCGTACAAACCAGACGTTTTCGGaaagaaaatcattattgaaagaaaattacAAAGATATGGTTCAAACACATATAGCATTAAAAATGACGCAGGGAAAGTGGtgtcaaacaaaaaaagtgTTTTAGATGAAATTCTTTACAAGTTTTCAATTACTATCGATAACCCACTTGCGTTTTTGTCTCAAGACAAAGCCAGAGAGTTCTTGACATCATCAAGtgataaaaacaaatatgaATATTTTATGGATGGGGCATTTATCACTGATATTCTTGAAAACTATACAGGGATTTCCAACAATGTTCAAGAGTTGGATAATAAAGTGCGTCAAGCTGAAGCATATACCAAGGTTGCTAAGCAAGAATACAAAGCCATCGCAAAAGTCCATAATGCACATAGGACAAATGATGCATTGAGAAACAAATTGGAAATGTTGAATGCCAAGATCTATTGGTTCAATGTTCAAACCATCGAGAAAAAAATCAGCCAAGAAAATCGACAAGAAGATGCCTGCTTGCAAGAAATTAAAGAGGCCAAAAACCAGGTTGATGCATGTGAAAAAGCAATTGAGGCCAAAATTCCTAGAAAGAATGCTGCTGATCAGGAAGTTAAACAAGTGGAGATCCAAATAAGAGACATAGTAGAA
This sequence is a window from Candida dubliniensis CD36 chromosome 7, complete sequence. Protein-coding genes within it:
- a CDS encoding purine nucleoside transporter, putative, with product MIPFILFVIAFLRQALCYPQAILSHQISPKVMIVSMFQPEEEAWTSKVDFQHNITVPGLHPLYSNVHCTFNFDICQFTTGEGEINAASSVAFLISNSKFDFSKTYWLLAGIGGGDPAKVTTGSVTFAKYAIQVGLQYQIDSRELDSTNYKEGWTAGYFSYGTKHPQDYPDSVYGTEVFEVNEKLRDRAMELSLKNEKLLKLGDDDNVNLRKLYSSPANKIPTILACDVLTSDNYFTGHVLNDYFSSYARLITNSSANYCSSAQEENATLESFIRVAKNGLIDYERIVIMRTISNFVAKPKDLSIDAIEFFNEYPKGGIQHALDNLYIGGWPFVEDVINNWDSLYENGQSFKAENYLGDILNTLGEQGKDFGKDSYHIS